The following are encoded in a window of Castanea sativa cultivar Marrone di Chiusa Pesio chromosome 5, ASM4071231v1 genomic DNA:
- the LOC142634688 gene encoding uncharacterized protein LOC142634688 produces the protein MNFDGATFAEDGTAGIGVVLRNEEGLIIASLTQRIPLPTSVIEVEAVAARRTLELALELSFDNIILEGDSEILIKILKAGGSSLAHFGNLIADILFLTSHFSKVKFSFVRRQCNGLAHSLARCAFITQQMSVWMDEVLPDLMPVFLADLHSIL, from the coding sequence ATGAACTTCGATGGAGCCACTTTTGCCGAGGATGGTACTGCTGGAATAGGGGTGGTGCTTCGCAATGAAGAGGGACTGATCATAGCCTCACTCACCCAACGAATCCCTTTACCTACATCAGTCATCGAAGTGGAGGCCGTCGCTGCAAGACGGACTTTGGAGCTGGCATTAGAACTCagttttgataatataataCTTGAAGGAGACTCTGAAATTCTTATAAAGATCCTGAAGGCTGGAGGAAGCTCACTAGCGCATTTCGGCAACCTGATAGCAGATATTCTTTTCCTTACTTCCCATTTCTCCAAagttaaattttcttttgtaaggAGACAATGTAATGGGCTAGCTCACTCTTTAGCTAGATGTGCATTCATTACCCAACAAATGTCTGTTTGGATGGATGAAGTACTACCAGACTTGATGCCTGTATTTTTGGCTGACTTACACAGCATTCtttaa